The sequence AATCCAGTGGAGCCCAATCCCATGATGGGAGGTGGCATGTCGGGCCCCGGCGGGATCACATCGGGCCCATGAGGAGGAACCACCTCGGGCTCCCCTGGTGGCAAAGGCCCCGGCGTTTCTGGCGGGTCGGGTTTCTTTGGAATCGGGTCCGCTGGGCCTGGGAATTCGGGGACTGGCGGGTCAGCGGGCTTTTCTGGAGGAATTGGATCAAAGTCCGGAATGTTGGGCGTCCGCGGCACCTCCGGCGGGACTGCAGGATTGTGTTGGGGCGGCGCCGTGGGGATCTCGGGGGGTGATTTCCCGGGTATGTACGACGGGTCGTGGGCTGGGCCCATTACCTGGGTTGAGAAATAAGCGTAATTTGGGGTACCATATTGggcaattttgaattttattgtNNNNNNNNNNNNNNNNNNNNNNNNNNNNNNNNNNNNNNNNNNNNNNNNNNNNNNNNNNNNNNNNNNNNNNNNNNNNNNNNNNNNNNNNNNNNNNNNNNNNNNNNNNNNNNNNNNNNNNNNNNNNNNNNNNNNNNNNNNNNNNNNNNNNNNNNNNNNNNNNNNNNNNNNNNNNNNNNNNNNNNNNNNNNNNNNNNNNNNNNNNNNNNNNNNNNNNNNNNNNAGAGTGGGATGcttttcttgaagaaattcgatgaaattggGGAAATGGTcaacatttttagtcctgGAAGAAGGTCGCGTTTTGcctctttctatatatattttctctctctaaaaatgtAACTACACGTGTATGTAAATGTGGCATTGAAGAGAGACGTGGCAGGCATTTAAGTATGCATGAATTCTTGGAGGAGTTGATGAGGTGGTTGTTGTCTGATTACCAAATGTCGGCCTCCTACAGTACTACTTACTACGTAAGGAGAATGACTATTCCGCATGAGAGAGATTGTTGCCGTGAAAGGCATAGGATTGATTGCATAGAGTGACTAAGCTTTCATCCACTACTTTTTCTACTTcacttttgttgtttttttttcaaatttcattctctcctcttttgttttttttttttcacatttcattctctctccctctccccaTTAAGAATGAACATACTTATTCAATGTTGATGgatacatatttatttctatgattgattttatatgtcatttagtatttatttatttaaatatttaaactttatttatttttctgcatcaaagtttatatgttatttttcatcttttagatttttatgctatagttggattttttttaacaaggaacaatttaattttagtgttAATAGgcacatatttaatttaatttttttttgtgttgattcTACTTAATTGAATtggtatttcatttttatttttatttaaatatttatccttttgtttcttattatacaccaaattatatatattattgtttcatccactaaatttttatcttataatttaattgtgttgtactttttaagattttatttttttgtctattaatGATGTTTTACAAGATGAAAAGAATGGtcatattttaacttttatgtAGTTAGTTTCTCTTTCTAAATAGAATCTATTGTCATATGCTTTGTAAATCTTTGTATTTCTATATATGTAGTTTCATGTGTGTATGCAGTTCGAgctattttttagaaaaagtacACACGGttgtttgaacttttttttccttttttttttttgttagtttaatttaattgaaaaccTTTTAGCTTtctgttaaataaataaaaagtatagaggttaattcaataaaattttaaaattatttgtcaactatatttatttattttgtagttcaactataaatagaattttgatGCAAGAGTCACTGCTTGTGTCTTCTTTGGATATAGCCATACACAAAAACTTATAGACTATATGATTTTCAGCAACATACACTATTCAGCTCTAGGGATGTCATATTTCGTGAGCCTTCGTTCCCTTCGTCCCTCTCCAAATAGACACCCTGTCTGAGTCTTCTTCCAGACATCATCCTTCTCCTACTTCTGTTCTTTGTTTACCTTCAGACTCCTCCTTATCTCCTACACTTGAACCTCAGCCTCTTAAAAGATTTACCAGACACACAACTAAACCTGGATGGACGGTTGACTATGTCTGTAACTGCACTTTTTGTTCACCATCTTGTACCTACCACATATCTTCTTGCACACATGTGTTTTGTTGCCCTTTTATCTTCGATGCAGGATCCAAGAATATACTCCCAGGCTTGCAAAGATCCTAATTGGGTGGAAGCCATGGACAAAGAACTTTGTGCTCTAGAGAGCAATGCCACTTGGGAGCTTACAACATTGCATCCAAACAAGAAAGCCATTGGTTCTAAATGGACGTTCaagttgaaaatgaattttgacagCAGTTGTGGAAAGATATAAAGCGCCCCTTGTGGCCAAAGGGTACAATCAGATTGAGGGGATCGACtactttgaaaaattttcacatgtcGCCAAAACAGTGACTGCAAGGTTACTATTGCTATTGCCACTACCATGTCTTGGCCTTTATTTCAACCTGATGTGAATAATGCATTTTTACATGATTTTCTAGATGAGGATGTCTACATGACACCTCCTGAAGGTTACACCAAAGCTCAGCCGGGACAGGTCTGCAAGTTGAGGAAGTCCTTCTATGGCCTTAAACAGGCATCTTGCTAATGGAACTTAAAACTCACCAAAACTTCTGAATATGGATCTCGCCAATCTCCCCATGATCATTGTTTATTTGTGATGAGTTTTGCTAATAACTTCCTTGCTCTCTTGGTTTATGTAGATGAGATTCTCATTACTGGCAACTCCACTTCCGCAATTGTGATATAAAGGCATATTTGGATCGTCTGTTTACTATCAAGTCCCCTAGCCCTGCAAAGTAATTCCTTGGCCTGTAGCTTGCATGTTCTTCCCATGGTATCCTCATCACTCAAACCAAGTGCCTCACTAACATACTTGAAGATGCCAACCTATTGGATGCCAAGCTTGCTTTCACTCCTCTTCCTCCTGGCTTCAAATTCTCTCAAGATGAAGGGTCCATCCTTGATCTGACAAATACCGCCGTTTGGTTGGTCACCTTCTCTACTTGGGATTCTCCAGACCTGATATCTCCTTCACCGTTCAACAATTAAGTCAGTTTCTTCAGGCTCCTCGCATTTCTCACTGGGCTGCTGCCATTCATGTCTTACGTTACCTCAAAGGCACAATCCCCATGGGCTTATTTTTCTCTGCACATAGCTCTCTTCAACTCTCTGCCTACTCAGACACTTCTTGGGTTGCATGTTTGGATACCAAACGTTCTGTGACTGGTTTTTGCATATTTCTAAGCTCTTCTCTCATCTcatgtaaaacaaaaaagcaGGCTACTGTCCCAGGTCCTCTGTAGAAGTTGAGTACAGGAGTTTGGCTTTTATCGTTTGCGAGCTTCTTTGGATTTCCTATCTCCTCCGTGAGTTGCAGGTCGACCCTCAGTTACCTATTCCCCGTTGGTGCGACAATCAAGTTGCACTGCACATCACTGCTAACCCAATCTTCCGTGAATGCACCAAACATCTTGATATAAATTGTAACCTCGTTCGTGATCAATTTCGATCAGGCTTTGTTGCTCCTACACATGTTCCTAGCTCTCAACAGCTCGTTGATATCTTTACCAAGATTGTTCCCGTTGGTGACTTCAATCGTCTCACTGAAAAGCTTGGTCTCATAgtaggggggggggggggggggggggcgtgGGAATGTCGATACAGGACTTGAGCTCCAGTCATTATCAAGCTCCAGCCATCTTCATATGTTCACAACGAGGAAGACACGCATTTCCTCTTCACAAAGATTCCACTTCCATAGTTTTTATTCAGCCTATAAGTGGTTTTACGTTTCTTTGGTTTAGAGAGTGGCAACAGTTAATTAGTTAAGTTAGTTCTCTTAATTACTGTTGGTTCATAGCAGTTAGTTTCTTCTTGAGCtggtatatatgtatgtacatCATTCTTCCTACAAATTTTAATACGAATTACAATGGCCTGTGtgaattttatctccaaattTTCACATGCGTCAAGATGAGTTAATAAGCAAAcacaaattaaatgatatgGAGGGCTTGTATCAATCTATGGTTTGTTATTTCATAAACTAaacttttatgaaataatgCTTATTAGGATTCATATTTGGTTCAAAGTAGCAGTAGTGGCGATAATTTTGGTACCCATCGGTTCATATGGAACACCGTGCGCATATATTAAGTTTCTAAAAGTCAGAAAAATTGTGAAgtaatagtatttattaagaattgtgagaataaaatttaagtataatgtTATCATCAGGCGTGAATTTGTAATAGAACAAACAGCACGCGATTAACATAGTATTCACGGATAAATAGGATGTTTGATCTAGATATGTACTTACCCATACTCTGGACATCAAAGCGGAttctgttttcattttttgggcAATGACTATGCATATGGTTGCAAATTCTGAGATCAACCTGATACGGCCAGTTTGATTGAAGAAAGTTCAATTAtccaacaaatatatatcacaaGTTATTTGCCACAATCACACTACAACAATTCAATCTCCATACCAGTTAAGTTTTCATGTATGTAACATATGACTAAGACATGAATATAATCTTTCCCAAACGCCACTCCGAGACATCCTAAGATCATCATATAATGCTCAGAACTGCATTATAGGGGATTATTAAGTCACAAATTCGACAAAGaaaacacattattaataacaaGCCGAGAAATTATCTCTTGCGATTGTAGTACGTAAGAACGGTGTATGTCGTCTGCGTCAAGGTGAGAACCAGTAATGCCACGGCAGCAAGAAACGAGATGATTGTCCACGGGCTATTGAAGTAATTCCTACGCAGGTTTGCTTTCCATCTCTTGCCACGACGTTGACAGTGCCTATTCACACTGCAGAAGACTTGGGAGTAACAGAAATTTGTAGATGTCAGGATGTTTCTCCCCAACCGATTAAACATCAGACAGACTTCTTCATCATCCCCCAAGCAGTTCTCGATTATCCCACGACTACGTAGTAGCTCTACATCATTTGATGTGTTAATGAGACAATGCATGAAGAACGTGTAATCTGAGACGTATCGACGTTCCCCATCAGACATATATTGCTCATATGCTATTAGATTCATGAGTTGTGACTCTGTCTCATCATATATGATCAGCTGTGGAATTCTCAACACGCCGTTTACGAATTTGATGTCCATCAGGTTGTTGTCTACTTTCGCCCTTTTGAACTTAATTCCCGCCTCTCGCAGACCAGAGATGGAGTTTACGTTTTCCCACTTGTCTCTTTCATTGCTTGTATGTGATATTGCCTCGGCAAAAGGAAGACACCAAACGTCATGTATTAGGCCACAAAGATGGTCGATAATCTTGACAGGCAATCTTGTCAGGACTCTTGATACCGACAAGTTTAGTAACATGCCATCAAAGAAACGCAAAGCAAGAGTAATTAGGTCTTCCTCTGGATTTTCATCGGTCTTGGTCATGTTGAACAACTGATTCAGGATGAAGAACGGAAGTTGGTTCTCAAGCAGAAGAATGTCGTGGCGCAATTGGCTCAGAATCCTTTCGTGTCTAAAAATAGGATCATCGGCATCTCTCAGATGCTTGAAACTGCTATAGCGAAATAATTCAATGAGGAAGAATCCATCAAGTAACATCATCGTCACAAATGCATTTTCATCAAGGTCAAAAGAGTCGGCATAACATTTCCGTGCTCTTTTCTCCATATGTACCACAGTCAATACATATCTTTCCACACTTTGCTCGTTTCTACGTTTAAGATACCGCTTTAGGTACCTGAATTTAAGCTGTTGCATGTTCTGCAATCTAAGAATCCCGTGGTGATAAGGGCCAATTGAAAGTATTTCCGGATCATAAACATCGTTCCACTTATCACTCCGCAAATGACTATCTACTCTATAGATAGTGGGCTTGGAGGGTGTAGAAGGCAAGCCGTCAAGCTGGCGGTGGATATCAATTATGACCGTATCAGCTGATCCCTCAACAATTTGCATTCTCAGTTAATGGAAATTACTGCAGCAAGCTCATTAATCAGTAAATATAGACCACACAAAACTGCTATTTCTACAGGTAAATATGCAAACCCCGCAAATAAATCCAAGCATCAAACACTTACTGATCATGTTCTTTCTTCCTAATATTAAACCAAAAACAAGACAGGTAAAgagattttcttcttcaaacaCTTGCAGCAGAAACACAACAAACAGTATCACATATGCACCAACTAGCAATTGACGAACAAAGCAAGAAACATCTGTACTAACTCAGCCTGAACAGTCAGTTCAGTTCATTAATATGCAAAGGAGAAAATAATCTGACCCCAcaggaaaatataaatttaactaaaGGGCAACTCACCAAGTGAATATGGAAGTCGAGGACGAGCAGATTGACGTTCGGCAAATCTGCTCCTTCTGATGATACAAAGAGGTGCTGCCCCTTGTATTTGAGCCTGATGGCATCAAGAAAGGTAGCAATTTCTGGGAAAGGACGGAGAAAGTTAATATTTCAAGGAAGCTGCCGGGTACTTGTTTTCAATATTCGTTGTGCCCACATCATTGACTTGTTTACCTGTATTCATTTTCACCAAGAGGTAAATCTAAACCAACTTTCTTGGTTTGAATTGAAGCCCTTTCTTGGTTTGAATTGAAGCCCTGCTTGTGTCTATGTTATTTAGTAATATGATTGTCCCGACAAATGTTCTTTGTTTTAGTACAAAAAGCTCCTAGCTTTGGTTAAAGCATCtcactctttctctctcttttatttattagtggTCCAGTAGTCGTTAGCTGTACACCTGTTCTTGTCCTGCTGTGAATTACGCTATTTTGTGATCCTgatggaaagatgtgtgtgaACTGAAACAGCCTCTATTACTGACCTACAAATTCAAGGGTACCTTAGTTTTCTATGCATTTCTAGCCCTAAAGAATCATGTGAGAATACTATCTTGTTAGACCTTTTAATCCGCAGTGCACAAAAATTTATCCTGaagtcgttgtaatttacccttaaaaatatataatctacATTTGTGGGagcatttaaaataattaaatactagTTCTTATTACACGTAATTTCCGcatagtatataaaaatattataatgtgaGATGaagtggaaaaaaaatattataaaaagacaCTAAACGTAGTGAgttgatgaaaaagaaagaagtatgtgagaaaaaagaaatgtgggttgaagtaagaaagaaaaaaaaatatgattgtgggtttattaaaaatatagaaacttgtaagaaaaaataaatacaaagaatatgagagaaaaaaatagaatagtagattgaggaaaaaaaatataattataaaataattaaaaaaaatataatacaattacTATTATgaacaattatttttgaaagaatgaaaggataaaataaaattataaaaaattaatgtgatCAATGagttttcatttataataatttagataaaatgaTTGTTACCGCCAACAACTTAAGGTTTTAGATAAAATGGctattaaaaaagaatgcaCAGCAAGAAGTAGTTAAAGGAAACGGGAATAAAAAATCGAGTCAGTAAATTTACAAGTGACTGCCCTTCCATTTTATAGGGCGTTTTGTTTTCATGTTAAATTATTAGGAGATCATTTGGTACGGCCAATCCCATAGTAATCGGGAAAGGTCTTAGTGGAAATATCCATGAAGTTTCGACCAACTGAATGACAAGCCCAGTGCTGACGCCCATGATGCTGTAATGTGAATGGGATACTTGTAATGTTTTGAACAGCATACGGCTCCCCGACCCACTAAAACCGAAGTTAGCGCGCGATCCGGTTCagaaagttataaaataaacattccTCGCTTTCAGCTTCCAATTGAAACTCGAAAAACCTCCACCTCTAACCCCTCCATCAGGGCGGCGCGTCGGGCTCACGTAACACTGACAGGTACTCTCATTTGTCCTGATTCATTGTTCAAATTCATCATCGATCCGCAATTTAGACTTCTTGTTTTCATCCATATAGTTGTTGAGTATCactgtttctctttttcactTCTTGTTTCACGAACGAGTCAAGCTCGGTAAGGTTTTTGAGGTTGAGTTCAAGCCcgaatatattattaaaatgaacATGAATTCGGGCTTGAGAGCCCGGCTGCTCCAGTATGGCAGCTCCGGCAGCCATGTCTGGGACATCCCGGGCATCCGGGCCCAACTACTCTCATTTTTAGAGCTTCGAGCTCAGCTTGCTAGCCATACATATGCTCATACGCATTAATCAATTACGTAGATTGACTCGTTTGAGTTCGAGCTTGACTCGTACTCGACGCGACTGACTAGTTGCTTAACTCACCTGGTCTGCCTATGTACTGTCGTGCATTTTCTACATTGTATTTCCAATTTCTTGATTAGGAAACATCTCCCTGCAACCTGAAACAGCAACTTGTCACACAGTGGAGCATAGAACGGTTCAATGGCCTCATCATCATTTACAGCTTCACATTACAGACAACCACCGCGTAGTAGTGTTACCAGGTTTCATGAAATACGGCCTGAAGTTCGTGAAATTGTGATTGAGATGGGCGCTGGTGATCAGGTGGGACAGGGCTCCGGTTCCTCAACCGTCGATCACTCAACACTCAGTAAGCTTGTGAAGGAGAAAAAGAGTGATCTGCTAGATAGACTTGGACGTGTTGAGGGAATAGCAGCTTCTCTCAAAACTGATTTGGAGGGTGGAATAGGGGGTGACATTGAAGACATTTCATGGAGGACCAAAGCCTTTGGCTCCAATTCTTATGCTAAACCACCTGGAAAGGGTTGGTTCTGCTTCGTATGGGAAGCTCTCGTTGACCCCACAATTCTCATCCTCTTAGTTTGTGCTGCACTGTTACTTGGATTTGGCATCAAGGTGTATGGAAGTGAAGATGGCTGGTATGATGGTGCAAGCATACTTGTTGCtgtttttttcattgtttctGTTTCAGCAGCAAGCAATTTTAGGCAGAACAAACAGCTAGACAAGCTTTCCAAGATCAGCAACAATATCTTGGTTAAAGTTGTGAGAACTGGAATCCAGCAAAAGATTTCAATATCTGACATTGTTGTTGGTGATGTTGTTAGTTTGTCAATCGGTGATCAAATACCTGCAGATGGATTGTTCGTAGGAGGGTACTCTTTGCGAGTGGATGAATCTAGCATGACAGGGGAGAATGATCTTGTTGAAGTTGATAAAGATCAAAATCCTTTCTTGTTTTCAGGCACAATGGTTGCTGATGGATGTGCTAAAATGATGGTCACTTGTGTAGGAATGAACACAACTAAGAAATTCATTGAGCAGACACCCCTTCAAGCGCGATTGAAGAAGTTAACTTTGTTGTTAGGAAAGTTTGGTCTAGTAGTAGGTTTCTTAGTTCTTGCTGCACTGTTGGTGCAGTATTTCATAGAGGATACAACAGATGAGAATGGGAATAAAGGATTCAGTGGCAGCAAGACTAAGGTTGATGATGTGATCAACACTGTTGTGGGAATTATTACTACTGCTGTTACTGTTGTAGTTGTTGCAATTCCTGGAGGTTTGCTTTTGGCAACGACACTTATTCATGCATACGGGATGAAAGAAATGAGGGCTCATCATGCATTGCTCAGAAAGCTCTCTGCTTTCGAGAGAATGGGCTCTGCGACAACAATATGCACAGCCATACCTGCTCTCTTACAGAATCGGATGGAAGTAACCAAGTCTGTTGTTGGCGCAGAATCCATGGAACGTAGAAGTTACACTTCCATTGCAGCCAATGTTCTCCAACTCTTGCTACAAGGGATCATTCTTGCAAGAGGCAGTGTTCATAACCTGTTCTCAGTTGCTCCAATGGATGATGCAATTCACTCATGGGCTGTTATGAAATTGAACATGGACATGGACAACAGCACACAAGGTCTGTCGATTCTTGATGTGGAAGCATCCTCCCCTGAGAAGATGAGTGTAGGGCTTTCAGTTGAAAGACAGCAAGATAATACGAATATGATCCATGTGCACTGGAGAGGGGATTTTGAGAGAATCCTCTCATCATGCTCGAGCTACTATGATAATTCTGGACAAGCTAAAGTTCTTGATGACGAGCAGAGAGCAGCATTTCGTCAAACAGCACATGGTAGTCTCCGATGCATTGCATTTGCCCATAAGTACCTTTCGAAAGAGGagtataaaaatgaaagagtGCATCGAAAGGTTCCAGACAAGGATTTGATTCTATTGGGATTTGTGGGACTGAAAGCTTCTTGCCATCCTGGTATGAAGCAAgctgttgaaaattttcaacttgcAGGGGTTGCCGTCAAAATGATCACTGGTGAAAACGTTTCTACAGCAAAAGCCATAGCAATGGAATGTGGAATACTTGATAATGATGAATCCATAGTAACAGGTGAAGAATTTCGCGGGTACCAAGACCATGTAAGAATGCAGAGGGCTGATAACATTAGGCTTATGGCAAGGTCATCTCCTTTTGACAAACTTCTAATGGTGCAGTGCCTCAAAAGGAAAGGCCATGTCGTTGCGGTAACTGGTGATGGAACAAATGATGCACCAGCATTGAGAGAAGCAGATATAGGACTTTCAATGGGAATTCAGGGCACTGAAGTGGAAAAGGAGAGCTCAGATGTTATCATCCTGGATGATAATTTTGCTTCTGTTGTCACAGTTCTGAGATGGGGAAGATTTGTGTACAACAACATTCAAAAATTCATCCAATTTCAGTTGACTGTAAATGTTGCAGCCATGGCAATCAACTATGTGGCAGCTGTTTCAACTGGTGAAATACCATTAACACCAGCCCAGTTACTGTGGGTGAATCTCATTATGGACACATTGGGAGCCCTTGCCCTAGCTACTGGAAATCCGACTGATGAACTCATGAACAAGCCACCTATAGGTCAGTCCGACCCGCTCATCACCAACATCATGTGGAGAAGCATAGTAGGTCTAGCTTCATATCAGATAGCAGTCATCTTGGCCTTAGAGTTCAAGGGAAAATCAATATTTGGCAACGATGGAAACATCGTTGACACACTTATCTTCACCACTTTTGTCCTCTTGCAAGTGTTCAATCAGTTCAATTCAAGGGAGCTCGAGGGGAAGAACATTTTCAAGGGAATACACAAGAATAAACTGTTCCTTGGAATCACCGGGATTACCATAGTTCTCCAAGTAATAATGGTTGAATTGTTGAATAAATTTGCCCATACAGAGAGGTTAGATTGGAAGCAATGGGGAGCCTGTATAGGCATTGCAGCTTTCTCTTGGCTGATTGGTTGGCTGATCAAGTTTCTACCAGTTCCAAAGAAGCCAATCCTCCATAGTCTGATCAAGTGAAACAGGGGACTCCGATAAAAGCTGCAGGATTGCAGGATCCAGAATCCCCTAACTGGGATTAACAAGGGATGAAAGTCCTTCCAATTTTGGGCCATGTACTTCCACTTTGAAGGGTGATTATctcttctgttttcttttagtcagggatatttttattcttacaTCAACAGGCGACACAATGTAGAGCTCTGTTCATGTATCTTCTTTACACTTGAATTTCTGGGGTtggtaatttgtgtaatattgATGGGCTTTCTGTTTAGTCagataattatgaatattttctaGGCATATATTTTCCTTCACCCCACAGAATTTCTCCTATAGTGGTTGTTAATTGCCAATTTGAATTGAATGTGAATTGGcaattaaaatttgtgaattgggccaattttatttttttatttttttataaattaattatatttaattaatttttaaaattatattaattttaaaatacaataaa comes from Sesamum indicum cultivar Zhongzhi No. 13 linkage group LG10, S_indicum_v1.0, whole genome shotgun sequence and encodes:
- the LOC105171606 gene encoding UPF0481 protein At3g47200-like; the encoded protein is MQIVEGSADTVIIDIHRQLDGLPSTPSKPTIYRVDSHLRSDKWNDVYDPEILSIGPYHHGILRLQNMQQLKFRYLKRYLKRRNEQSVERYVLTVVHMEKRARKCYADSFDLDENAFVTMMLLDGFFLIELFRYSSFKHLRDADDPIFRHERILSQLRHDILLLENQLPFFILNQLFNMTKTDENPEEDLITLALRFFDGMLLNLSVSRVLTRLPVKIIDHLCGLIHDVWCLPFAEAISHTSNERDKWENVNSISGLREAGIKFKRAKVDNNLMDIKFVNGVLRIPQLIIYDETESQLMNLIAYEQYMSDGERRYVSDYTFFMHCLINTSNDVELLRSRGIIENCLGDDEEVCLMFNRLGRNILTSTNFCYSQVFCSVNRHCQRRGKRWKANLRRNYFNSPWTIISFLAAVALLVLTLTQTTYTVLTYYNRKR
- the LOC105171669 gene encoding vegetative cell wall protein gp1-like, which encodes MGPAHDPSYIPGKSPPEIPTAPPQHNPAVPPEVPRTPNIPDFDPIPPEKPADPPVPEFPGPADPIPKKPDPPETPGPLPPGEPEVVPPHGPDVIPPGPDMPPPIMGLGSTGFHFY
- the LOC105171607 gene encoding calcium-transporting ATPase 12, plasma membrane-type-like; translation: MASSSFTASHYRQPPRSSVTRFHEIRPEVREIVIEMGAGDQVGQGSGSSTVDHSTLSKLVKEKKSDLLDRLGRVEGIAASLKTDLEGGIGGDIEDISWRTKAFGSNSYAKPPGKGWFCFVWEALVDPTILILLVCAALLLGFGIKVYGSEDGWYDGASILVAVFFIVSVSAASNFRQNKQLDKLSKISNNILVKVVRTGIQQKISISDIVVGDVVSLSIGDQIPADGLFVGGYSLRVDESSMTGENDLVEVDKDQNPFLFSGTMVADGCAKMMVTCVGMNTTKKFIEQTPLQARLKKLTLLLGKFGLVVGFLVLAALLVQYFIEDTTDENGNKGFSGSKTKVDDVINTVVGIITTAVTVVVVAIPGGLLLATTLIHAYGMKEMRAHHALLRKLSAFERMGSATTICTAIPALLQNRMEVTKSVVGAESMERRSYTSIAANVLQLLLQGIILARGSVHNLFSVAPMDDAIHSWAVMKLNMDMDNSTQGLSILDVEASSPEKMSVGLSVERQQDNTNMIHVHWRGDFERILSSCSSYYDNSGQAKVLDDEQRAAFRQTAHGSLRCIAFAHKYLSKEEYKNERVHRKVPDKDLILLGFVGLKASCHPGMKQAVENFQLAGVAVKMITGENVSTAKAIAMECGILDNDESIVTGEEFRGYQDHVRMQRADNIRLMARSSPFDKLLMVQCLKRKGHVVAVTGDGTNDAPALREADIGLSMGIQGTEVEKESSDVIILDDNFASVVTVLRWGRFVYNNIQKFIQFQLTVNVAAMAINYVAAVSTGEIPLTPAQLLWVNLIMDTLGALALATGNPTDELMNKPPIGQSDPLITNIMWRSIVGLASYQIAVILALEFKGKSIFGNDGNIVDTLIFTTFVLLQVFNQFNSRELEGKNIFKGIHKNKLFLGITGITIVLQVIMVELLNKFAHTERLDWKQWGACIGIAAFSWLIGWLIKFLPVPKKPILHSLIK